A single genomic interval of Peribacillus sp. FSL H8-0477 harbors:
- a CDS encoding TIGR01440 family protein, with protein MTIETSLKTELTIWKNHLNTLVQEFQNEAQLREKQLLIIGCSTSEVIGEQIGSAGTDKVAGIIFDELSDLQSKTKIDLAFQCCEHLNRAIVVERETAERKNYGIVSVIPVRTAGGAMAAYAYRRFNDPVVVEQIQADAGIDIGDTFIGMHLKQVAVPIRVSIKEIGSAHVTMAKTRPKLIGGERAVYKDLEENKHCT; from the coding sequence ATGACAATAGAAACTTCTTTAAAAACGGAACTTACAATATGGAAAAATCACTTGAACACTTTAGTACAGGAATTCCAAAATGAAGCCCAGCTTAGAGAAAAACAGCTGCTGATTATTGGCTGCAGTACAAGTGAAGTGATTGGTGAACAAATCGGCAGCGCGGGGACGGATAAAGTAGCTGGAATTATTTTTGATGAACTGTCCGATCTGCAGAGTAAGACAAAAATCGACCTCGCGTTTCAATGCTGTGAACATTTAAACCGGGCAATTGTAGTAGAACGTGAAACGGCTGAACGAAAAAACTACGGTATCGTGTCAGTCATCCCAGTCCGAACAGCAGGAGGGGCCATGGCAGCATACGCATACCGACGGTTTAACGATCCAGTTGTAGTCGAACAGATACAAGCTGATGCAGGAATTGATATTGGCGACACCTTTATTGGAATGCATCTGAAACAGGTTGCCGTTCCAATCAGAGTCTCTATTAAGGAGATCGGTTCGGCTCATGTCACGATGGCAAAGACCCGTCCTAAATTGATTGGCGGAGAGCGCGCAGTTTATAAAGATCTTGAAGAGAATAAACATTGTACGTAA
- the rpiB gene encoding ribose 5-phosphate isomerase B has product MKVAIASDHGGNQLREEIKNLLDELEISYEDFGCNCSTSVDYPDYALPVAKKVASGEFDRGILICGTGIGMSISANKVKGIRCALVHDVFTAKVTREHNDSNVLAMGERVIGPGLAREIAKAWLTSDFEGGRHANRIGKITEYEEQNN; this is encoded by the coding sequence ATGAAAGTGGCAATTGCTTCTGATCACGGAGGGAATCAACTCCGTGAAGAAATAAAGAATTTACTCGATGAGCTTGAGATCAGCTATGAGGACTTTGGCTGTAATTGCTCGACATCAGTCGATTATCCAGACTATGCCCTTCCTGTAGCGAAAAAAGTAGCTTCAGGTGAGTTTGACCGCGGGATCTTAATTTGCGGCACCGGCATTGGTATGAGTATATCCGCTAACAAGGTTAAAGGCATCCGATGTGCACTGGTTCATGATGTATTTACAGCTAAAGTAACTCGTGAACATAATGATAGTAATGTTTTAGCAATGGGTGAGCGTGTTATTGGACCTGGTTTAGCAAGAGAGATTGCAAAAGCTTGGCTGACATCTGATTTTGAAGGTGGACGTCACGCCAATCGAATCGGCAAAATCACAGAATACGAAGAACAAAATAACTAG
- a CDS encoding methyl-accepting chemotaxis protein, whose protein sequence is MGEKKTHYKFGLRKKLVLFITALALITYTTSALCIYLVYPLFFSEWNETAFAFGTLLLGIIWSSVLAFFAAGLIINPLRRLEKVALKAAVGDIREDVDVSKTDDEIRALGKAFNLMLANLREMVNTIDENFTETNEKVIHISSKSSHAAEQAETIYRTIEEISQGADSSAVSIQNTAESVEDVIRIAQEVQRKANSSAETSHVMVSELEKSKDVINSLVSGIQLLAEENRESLQAVKSLEENAKKVERIIQLVGDIAGQTNLLALNASIEAARAGEHGKGFAVVAEEVRKLADESANAVKGISDLIQTIQSDVQGMVQQISDQVTSANQEAKKGAETNAAIEEVTIAVHHVVNDVREITQLVSRQMDSIHETSHQSQEVAAIAEETSAGAEEVTSATQEQTQVIEQVDQLVHELKGQADKLKQTIVRFQV, encoded by the coding sequence TTGGGAGAAAAAAAGACACACTATAAATTTGGGCTGCGAAAGAAACTTGTGCTGTTTATAACTGCTTTAGCATTAATTACGTATACAACAAGTGCTCTATGTATCTATTTGGTATATCCACTGTTTTTTAGTGAATGGAATGAGACGGCGTTTGCTTTTGGTACGTTATTGCTTGGTATCATTTGGTCGAGCGTCCTGGCCTTTTTTGCGGCTGGATTGATTATTAATCCGCTTCGAAGACTTGAAAAGGTCGCGTTAAAGGCAGCCGTCGGGGATATTAGGGAAGATGTAGACGTTTCAAAAACTGACGATGAAATTCGCGCTCTTGGCAAGGCATTCAATTTAATGCTGGCGAACTTACGGGAAATGGTCAACACCATTGATGAGAACTTTACAGAAACCAATGAAAAAGTAATTCACATTTCAAGTAAGTCGTCTCATGCTGCTGAACAGGCAGAAACGATCTACCGTACGATTGAGGAAATATCTCAAGGTGCAGATAGTTCGGCAGTATCCATTCAGAATACAGCTGAATCGGTCGAGGATGTTATACGGATTGCCCAAGAAGTGCAGAGAAAAGCAAATAGCTCCGCTGAGACTTCCCATGTAATGGTTTCAGAACTGGAGAAAAGTAAAGATGTAATAAATTCGCTGGTTTCGGGGATTCAACTGTTGGCAGAAGAAAATCGTGAGTCGCTGCAAGCGGTGAAAAGCCTGGAGGAAAATGCAAAGAAGGTAGAGCGGATTATTCAGCTGGTTGGAGATATTGCTGGACAAACCAACTTACTAGCCTTAAATGCATCAATTGAAGCGGCTCGAGCTGGTGAACATGGTAAGGGCTTTGCGGTTGTCGCAGAAGAGGTGCGAAAGCTTGCTGATGAAAGTGCGAATGCTGTGAAGGGAATATCCGATTTGATTCAGACCATACAATCAGATGTACAGGGAATGGTTCAACAAATCAGCGACCAAGTGACTTCAGCTAATCAAGAAGCGAAAAAAGGTGCAGAAACAAATGCAGCCATAGAGGAAGTGACAATAGCGGTTCATCATGTGGTTAATGATGTTCGGGAGATCACTCAACTTGTCAGCCGTCAGATGGATAGCATTCATGAAACGTCTCATCAGTCACAGGAAGTTGCAGCGATTGCTGAAGAGACTTCAGCAGGGGCTGAAGAAGTCACGTCCGCCACTCAGGAACAGACACAGGTTATTGAACAAGTCGATCAACTAGTCCATGAATTAAAAGGACAAGCGGACAAGTTAAAGCAAACGATCGTGCGTTTTCAGGTGTAA
- a CDS encoding low molecular weight protein arginine phosphatase: protein MYRVLFVCTGNTCRSPMAEAILKHKQLPEIEVKSAGVYADTGQDASSHAKKVMKQNSLEHVHSSQLLTDTEIEWATHILTMTESHKVLIMNAYPRAMDKTFTLKEFVTSDQVNRDVIDPFGGSVERYKQTFHELDGLIDGLIRKLRE, encoded by the coding sequence ATGTATAGAGTCCTATTTGTCTGCACTGGGAATACGTGTCGAAGCCCTATGGCCGAAGCGATTTTAAAACATAAACAACTTCCAGAAATCGAAGTAAAGTCCGCTGGTGTGTATGCTGATACGGGTCAGGATGCGTCTAGTCATGCTAAAAAGGTTATGAAGCAGAATAGTCTTGAGCATGTGCACTCATCGCAGCTTCTAACCGACACTGAAATTGAGTGGGCAACACATATTTTGACGATGACAGAAAGTCATAAAGTACTGATCATGAACGCATATCCGCGTGCTATGGATAAGACCTTCACCTTAAAAGAATTTGTAACAAGTGATCAGGTTAACCGAGATGTGATCGATCCATTTGGAGGCTCAGTTGAACGATATAAACAAACCTTCCATGAACTAGACGGGTTGATTGATGGGCTGATAAGAAAGTTGAGAGAATAG
- a CDS encoding manganese efflux pump MntP, giving the protein MAFALGMDAFSIGLGMGMFKLRMRQIFFIGLTVGFFHILMPIAGMAAGRFISGQFGVFANYAGGFLLLFLGIQMFISALREGDGPLLAPIGPGLLLFALSVSLDSFSVGLSLGIYGARTIVTVMCFGIAATILTWLGLLIGRKVQGYLGVYSELLGGSVLFAFGLKLLFSI; this is encoded by the coding sequence ATGGCATTTGCCTTAGGAATGGATGCCTTTTCAATTGGGCTTGGAATGGGAATGTTCAAGCTCCGGATGCGTCAGATATTTTTTATTGGCCTGACAGTCGGATTTTTTCATATATTAATGCCGATTGCCGGGATGGCTGCCGGCCGGTTTATTTCAGGTCAATTCGGTGTCTTTGCTAATTATGCCGGTGGATTTTTACTCCTTTTTCTAGGTATTCAAATGTTTATTTCGGCTTTGAGAGAAGGGGATGGTCCATTACTTGCTCCTATAGGACCAGGCCTGCTTCTATTTGCGCTGAGCGTCAGTCTCGATAGCTTTTCGGTCGGACTTTCCCTTGGGATTTATGGTGCCCGGACAATTGTGACCGTTATGTGCTTTGGGATAGCTGCAACGATTTTAACCTGGCTGGGTTTGCTGATTGGCAGAAAGGTTCAAGGGTATTTAGGTGTGTATAGCGAATTACTTGGCGGAAGCGTTCTATTTGCTTTTGGTCTTAAACTTCTTTTTTCCATATAG
- a CDS encoding L-threonylcarbamoyladenylate synthase, translating into METKLWLVDKNVDNLKSYPQIAQPADKLRKNEVIAFPTETVYGLGANAQSDEAVQKIFKAKGRPSDNPLIVHIASVEQLHDIAAVIPEKAKKLMNHFWPGPLTIIFEKKPNVLSDLVTAGLDTVGVRMPDHPVALSLISASGLPIAAPSANTSGKPSPTTAGHVHDDLNGRIAGIVDGGPTGVGVESTVIDCTESMPVIFRPGGITREEIESVIGPVTQDAALKQTSAVPKSPGMKYTHYAPKAPLVLVKGDQAFLQQLVNEKRAAGMKVAVLAAKEHEQAYDADWIICPGSLADLKTVAAGLYDTLRAFDELDVDLILSESFPDAGIGEAIMNRLEKAAGHQIISE; encoded by the coding sequence GTGGAAACAAAACTCTGGTTAGTGGATAAGAATGTGGATAATCTTAAAAGTTATCCACAAATCGCACAGCCTGCAGATAAGTTAAGAAAAAATGAGGTTATTGCTTTCCCAACAGAGACCGTTTATGGACTAGGAGCAAATGCTCAGAGCGATGAAGCGGTCCAAAAAATATTCAAAGCAAAAGGACGTCCGAGTGATAATCCATTGATTGTCCACATTGCTTCCGTTGAACAATTGCACGACATTGCAGCGGTAATACCGGAAAAAGCGAAGAAACTGATGAACCACTTCTGGCCGGGGCCGTTAACGATCATTTTTGAAAAAAAGCCAAACGTCTTATCCGATTTGGTTACGGCAGGGTTAGATACAGTGGGGGTTCGGATGCCTGACCACCCGGTTGCACTTAGTTTAATCAGTGCGAGTGGATTGCCGATTGCGGCTCCGAGTGCGAATACCTCGGGGAAACCAAGTCCAACTACGGCGGGTCATGTTCACGATGATTTAAATGGAAGAATTGCCGGGATTGTCGATGGTGGACCAACTGGAGTAGGTGTTGAGTCGACGGTTATTGATTGTACAGAAAGCATGCCCGTTATTTTCCGTCCCGGGGGCATTACTAGAGAAGAAATTGAGTCCGTGATTGGACCGGTTACTCAAGATGCTGCCTTGAAACAAACATCGGCTGTACCGAAATCTCCAGGTATGAAATATACTCACTACGCACCAAAAGCTCCCTTAGTGCTTGTTAAAGGAGATCAAGCTTTTTTACAGCAGTTGGTAAATGAAAAAAGAGCAGCGGGTATGAAGGTAGCGGTCTTAGCAGCAAAAGAGCACGAACAAGCCTATGACGCAGATTGGATAATATGTCCGGGAAGCTTGGCGGACTTAAAAACAGTTGCTGCGGGTTTGTATGATACGCTGCGAGCATTTGATGAACTTGACGTGGATTTAATTTTAAGTGAAAGCTTTCCGGATGCCGGTATTGGTGAAGCAATCATGAATCGTTTAGAAAAAGCTGCGGGTCACCAAATCATCAGCGAATAG
- a CDS encoding GNAT family N-acetyltransferase, with protein sequence MSAVFLQASEEDVDELIEFLGSAKLNVEEVPNQYDYYLVAKNQNGRLIGAAGLIPCGKYGLLRSCVFASSFPKEKIPFLIEHLLVSASMHKLESVYMATDKISSIQFFKSFGFTEAEIKQLPEEIKSSPHVEKLKKLENCQFMHRIL encoded by the coding sequence ATGTCAGCTGTTTTTTTGCAGGCAAGTGAAGAAGACGTGGATGAACTAATTGAGTTTCTAGGTTCAGCCAAATTGAATGTGGAAGAAGTGCCTAATCAGTATGATTATTATCTAGTCGCGAAAAACCAAAACGGTCGTTTAATAGGAGCAGCTGGACTAATACCATGTGGTAAATACGGGTTGCTCCGTTCATGCGTTTTTGCTAGTTCTTTTCCTAAAGAAAAAATCCCGTTCTTAATTGAGCACTTGCTCGTATCAGCTAGTATGCATAAATTAGAGTCCGTATACATGGCAACGGATAAAATATCATCGATTCAATTTTTTAAGTCCTTCGGTTTTACGGAAGCAGAAATCAAACAGCTTCCAGAAGAAATAAAAAGTTCTCCACATGTGGAAAAGCTTAAAAAACTAGAAAATTGCCAATTTATGCACAGAATTCTCTAA
- the spoIIR gene encoding stage II sporulation protein R produces MNKKYLALFYLLLLTCGTILSLYTPKVESVDAQAAVTIPNEAIRLRILANSDEQDDQAVKRLIRDEVNQDITAWVQNLTSIDEARKVITSHLPEIQATAEEVVKREGLSQSVTVEFGKADFPTKLYGQYLYPAGVYEAIVITLGAGEGANWWCVLFPPLCFLDFSNGTAVSQTPFVDETDTSVQAPVESKETPVEITEETTQAADEESESEPEIVEEDSDADDVAAVDVYTGEEESPVVVKSFFAELFTNLF; encoded by the coding sequence TTGAACAAAAAATATCTGGCCTTATTTTACTTATTATTACTTACTTGTGGAACAATTTTAAGTTTATATACACCGAAGGTTGAAAGCGTCGATGCACAAGCAGCCGTTACTATACCTAATGAAGCCATCAGACTTAGAATATTAGCCAATAGTGATGAACAGGATGACCAAGCTGTAAAACGGTTAATTCGGGATGAAGTGAATCAAGATATTACAGCATGGGTACAAAATCTTACCTCTATTGATGAAGCACGAAAGGTGATTACCAGCCATCTTCCTGAGATTCAAGCGACAGCAGAAGAAGTAGTCAAACGTGAAGGTCTTAGTCAGTCAGTCACAGTTGAATTTGGAAAAGCGGACTTTCCGACTAAGCTATATGGTCAGTATTTGTATCCTGCAGGTGTTTATGAAGCAATTGTCATCACGCTTGGTGCCGGTGAAGGGGCTAACTGGTGGTGTGTATTGTTTCCACCTCTTTGCTTCTTAGATTTTTCAAATGGAACAGCTGTCAGTCAGACTCCTTTCGTTGATGAGACAGACACATCCGTGCAGGCTCCAGTTGAATCGAAGGAAACTCCTGTTGAGATTACAGAAGAAACGACTCAAGCTGCAGATGAAGAATCAGAGAGTGAACCTGAAATAGTTGAAGAAGATAGTGACGCAGACGATGTGGCCGCTGTTGATGTATATACTGGTGAGGAAGAGTCACCAGTTGTCGTGAAATCTTTCTTTGCAGAATTATTTACGAATCTCTTTTAA
- the prmC gene encoding peptide chain release factor N(5)-glutamine methyltransferase, with protein sequence MQKNKDSVKVYEALKWASSFLLSHERDANAGELLLRHILGMGRSQLLAELQSEVNESIWFEFQQKVEEHCEGTPVQYLIGSEEFYGRTFLVNEEVLIPRPETEELIEQTVNRLKKIFSFKNLNLADIGTGSGAIAITMKLEEPELSVTASDIAPASLDVARENAKRLDADVEFIEADLLATFISQGRRFDIVLSNPPYIPDEDEKTMSVVVTGHEPHRALFAGIDGLDFYRRFMSELPSVINRPGLIGFEVGAGQGEAVAEMLKSAFPDAVVSVEFDINRKDRMVFAELKE encoded by the coding sequence ATGCAGAAGAATAAAGACAGCGTGAAGGTTTATGAAGCCCTGAAGTGGGCTTCTTCTTTTTTACTAAGTCATGAGCGGGATGCAAATGCAGGAGAACTGCTGCTAAGACACATACTCGGTATGGGAAGGTCACAGCTGCTTGCAGAGTTACAAAGTGAGGTAAATGAGTCTATATGGTTTGAATTTCAACAAAAGGTAGAGGAGCATTGTGAGGGGACTCCAGTTCAGTACCTAATTGGCAGTGAAGAGTTTTACGGAAGAACCTTCTTAGTAAATGAAGAGGTACTGATTCCGAGGCCAGAAACGGAAGAATTAATTGAGCAGACGGTAAATAGACTGAAGAAAATCTTTTCTTTTAAGAATCTAAACCTAGCGGACATTGGAACCGGAAGTGGTGCCATCGCGATTACGATGAAGCTCGAGGAACCGGAACTTAGTGTTACGGCATCGGATATTGCCCCCGCATCACTTGATGTAGCTAGGGAGAATGCAAAGAGACTTGATGCTGACGTTGAGTTTATTGAAGCAGATTTATTAGCAACGTTTATTAGTCAGGGCCGCCGTTTTGATATTGTCCTTTCGAATCCCCCCTATATTCCCGATGAAGACGAGAAAACAATGTCGGTTGTAGTAACCGGCCATGAACCGCATCGGGCCTTGTTTGCCGGCATAGACGGTCTTGATTTTTATCGTCGGTTTATGTCAGAGTTACCAAGTGTCATAAATCGGCCGGGATTGATTGGCTTTGAAGTAGGAGCAGGTCAGGGAGAAGCTGTTGCAGAAATGTTGAAGTCTGCTTTTCCGGATGCAGTGGTTTCTGTGGAGTTCGATATTAACAGAAAAGATCGTATGGTGTTTGCTGAGCTGAAAGAATAA
- the prfA gene encoding peptide chain release factor 1, with product MIDRLQAVEDRYERLNELLSDPAVINDNNKLREYSKEQSNIQDTVMAYKEYKIIREQFKEAKTMLDEKLDSDMREMVKEEVHELEENMKVLEEKLRILLIPKDPNDDKNVIVEIRGAAGGDEAALFAGSLYRMYSRFAEVQGWKTEVIDANPTGLGGYKEIIFMVNGNGAFSKLKFENGAHRVQRVPETESGGRIHTSTATVAVLPEAEEVEVNIHEKDIRTDTFTSSGPGGQSVNTTMSAVRLTHLPTMTVVSCQDEKSQIKNKEKAMKVLRARVYDKIQREVQAEYDQNRKQAVGTGDRSERIRTYNFPQNRVTDHRIGLTIQKLDQIMEGKIDEVIDALIVADQSARLQNAEE from the coding sequence GTGATAGATCGTTTACAGGCAGTGGAAGATAGATATGAAAGATTAAATGAATTATTAAGCGACCCTGCAGTTATTAATGATAATAACAAGCTTAGAGAATATTCTAAGGAACAATCCAATATTCAAGACACGGTTATGGCTTATAAAGAATATAAAATTATCCGTGAACAGTTTAAAGAAGCGAAAACGATGCTTGATGAAAAGCTTGATTCTGACATGCGTGAGATGGTGAAGGAAGAGGTTCACGAGCTTGAAGAAAATATGAAGGTATTGGAAGAAAAGCTGCGGATTCTTCTCATTCCAAAAGATCCGAATGATGACAAAAACGTTATTGTCGAAATTCGTGGAGCTGCCGGTGGTGACGAGGCTGCCCTTTTTGCTGGTAGTCTATATCGTATGTACAGCCGGTTTGCAGAAGTGCAGGGCTGGAAAACAGAAGTGATTGATGCCAATCCTACAGGTTTAGGCGGATATAAAGAAATTATCTTTATGGTTAACGGAAACGGCGCGTTTTCAAAGCTTAAATTTGAAAATGGTGCTCACCGTGTTCAACGTGTTCCAGAAACGGAATCTGGTGGAAGAATTCATACCTCAACGGCTACAGTAGCTGTGCTTCCTGAGGCTGAAGAAGTTGAAGTGAATATTCATGAGAAAGATATTCGGACAGACACGTTTACGTCAAGCGGACCTGGAGGACAAAGTGTTAATACCACGATGTCAGCGGTTCGGTTAACTCACCTTCCTACAATGACAGTGGTATCCTGCCAAGATGAAAAATCTCAGATTAAAAATAAAGAAAAAGCAATGAAGGTACTGCGTGCCCGTGTTTACGATAAGATTCAGCGTGAAGTTCAAGCTGAATATGACCAGAATCGTAAGCAAGCTGTAGGAACAGGCGACCGTTCTGAACGAATCCGTACTTACAATTTCCCGCAAAACCGCGTAACGGATCATAGAATCGGCCTAACCATCCAAAAGCTTGATCAGATAATGGAAGGTAAAATCGATGAGGTCATTGATGCATTAATTGTGGCAGACCAATCAGCGAGATTGCAAAATGCAGAAGAATAA
- a CDS encoding thymidine kinase has protein sequence MYIMKQSGWIELICGSMFSGKSEELIKRVSRGQFAKQKIAVFKPAIDNRYAEEAVVSHNGTSTIARPIAQSTDIFKHLEDDLDIIAIDEIQFFDEEIIEVAQHLADSGYRVILAGLDQDFRGEPFGPVPLLMSLAESVTKLQAVCAVCGSASSRTQRLINGAPASYDDPVILVGASEAYEPRCRHHHEVPGKKQPVLVENKKIVK, from the coding sequence ATGTACATAATGAAACAATCAGGCTGGATCGAGCTTATTTGCGGAAGCATGTTTTCCGGTAAATCGGAGGAACTAATTAAAAGAGTCAGCCGTGGACAATTTGCTAAGCAGAAAATCGCTGTGTTTAAACCTGCCATCGATAATCGCTATGCTGAGGAAGCGGTAGTCTCACACAACGGGACTTCTACGATTGCAAGACCGATCGCACAGTCTACGGATATTTTTAAACACCTGGAAGATGATTTGGATATTATTGCAATCGATGAAATTCAATTTTTTGATGAAGAAATTATTGAGGTTGCACAGCATCTAGCTGACAGCGGATATCGAGTCATTCTTGCCGGACTGGATCAGGACTTCCGTGGAGAACCTTTTGGACCTGTACCTCTTTTAATGTCTTTAGCGGAGTCAGTTACCAAACTTCAAGCAGTCTGTGCAGTTTGTGGTTCAGCCTCCAGCAGGACACAGCGGTTGATTAATGGAGCTCCAGCATCCTACGATGATCCTGTGATACTGGTCGGTGCATCAGAGGCTTACGAACCTCGCTGCCGCCATCATCATGAAGTTCCAGGGAAAAAACAACCTGTGCTAGTGGAAAATAAGAAAATCGTCAAATAA
- the rpmE gene encoding 50S ribosomal protein L31: protein MKTGIHPNYKTAMVKCSCGNTFETTSTKEEIRIETCSECHPFYTGRQKFAEAGGRIDRFNKKYGLKQELKN, encoded by the coding sequence ATGAAAACTGGAATTCATCCAAATTACAAAACAGCAATGGTGAAATGTTCATGTGGTAATACATTTGAAACAACTTCAACTAAAGAAGAAATTAGAATTGAAACTTGTTCAGAATGTCACCCATTCTACACTGGACGTCAAAAATTCGCTGAAGCTGGCGGACGTATTGACCGTTTCAATAAAAAATACGGCCTTAAGCAAGAACTTAAGAACTAA
- the rho gene encoding transcription termination factor Rho yields MSLTISNLENMKLKELYEHAREYKVSYYSKLSKKELIFAILKAQAELDGLLFMEGVLEIIPSEGFGFLRPINYSPSSEDIYISASQIRRFDLRNGDKVSGKVRPPKENERYYGLLHVEAVNGDNPESAKERVHFPGLTPLYPDRQIRLETEPKNISTRIMDVLAPVGFGQRGLIVAPPKAGKTMLIKEIAHSITTNHPEAELIVLLIDERPEEVTDIERSVRGDVVSSTFDEVPENHIKVAELVLERAMRLVEHKRDVIILMDSITRLARAYNLVIPPSGRTLSGGIDPAAFHRPKRFFGAARNIEEGGSLTILATALIETGSRMDDVIYEEFKGTGNMELHLDRALAERRIFPAIDIRRSGTRKEELLIPKDRLDKLWAIRKTMSDSPDFSEKFMRRIKQTKDNDDFFAQLEEERKKAASAKRS; encoded by the coding sequence ATGAGTTTAACAATTTCCAATTTAGAAAATATGAAGCTGAAAGAACTATACGAACATGCTCGTGAATATAAAGTGTCGTATTACAGCAAACTATCGAAAAAAGAACTTATTTTTGCAATTTTAAAAGCTCAGGCAGAACTTGACGGTCTGCTGTTCATGGAAGGTGTTCTTGAAATCATTCCTTCAGAAGGATTCGGTTTCCTGCGTCCGATTAACTATTCACCGAGCTCAGAGGATATCTATATTTCTGCATCGCAGATTCGTCGTTTTGACCTGCGTAACGGGGATAAGGTTTCTGGGAAAGTAAGGCCGCCTAAGGAAAATGAACGTTACTATGGCTTGCTCCATGTGGAAGCGGTTAATGGCGACAACCCTGAGTCTGCAAAGGAACGGGTGCATTTCCCTGGTTTAACGCCATTATATCCAGATAGACAAATCCGCTTAGAAACGGAACCAAAAAACATTTCAACGAGAATTATGGACGTGCTTGCTCCTGTAGGGTTCGGACAGCGTGGATTAATTGTTGCTCCTCCAAAAGCTGGGAAGACTATGCTGATTAAGGAAATTGCCCACTCGATCACGACAAACCATCCAGAAGCAGAGTTGATTGTTCTCTTAATTGATGAGCGCCCGGAAGAAGTAACAGATATTGAACGTTCTGTTCGAGGAGATGTCGTAAGTTCTACCTTTGATGAAGTACCCGAAAATCATATCAAAGTGGCTGAACTCGTTCTTGAGCGTGCAATGCGGCTTGTTGAGCATAAACGCGATGTAATTATCTTAATGGATAGTATTACGCGTTTAGCTCGTGCCTATAATTTAGTCATTCCTCCAAGCGGCAGAACGCTTTCAGGCGGGATTGACCCAGCGGCCTTCCACCGGCCGAAACGATTCTTTGGTGCGGCAAGGAATATTGAAGAAGGCGGCAGCTTAACGATTCTTGCGACGGCTCTTATTGAAACGGGGTCACGTATGGATGATGTTATCTATGAAGAATTTAAGGGTACGGGAAACATGGAGCTGCATCTTGATCGTGCACTCGCTGAACGACGAATCTTCCCGGCTATTGATATTAGACGCTCAGGAACAAGGAAAGAAGAGCTGTTGATACCAAAAGATCGTCTGGATAAACTTTGGGCCATCCGTAAGACAATGTCTGATTCACCGGATTTCTCAGAGAAATTCATGCGCCGTATTAAACAAACAAAAGACAATGATGACTTCTTCGCACAGTTAGAAGAAGAAAGAAAAAAAGCAGCATCTGCAAAACGCTCTTAG